DNA sequence from the Alkalilimnicola ehrlichii MLHE-1 genome:
CAGCCGGCCGTCCGCCAGCGCCGTCCAGGCGGTGATCTCGAAGCACTCCGGCAGGGTCTCCCGGCGCACCACCAGGGAATGGTAGCGGGTGGCCTCCAGCGGGTTGTCCAGCCCGCGGAACACGCCCCGGCCGTTGTGGTGGATCGGCGAGGTCTTGCCGTGCATGACCTGGCGCGCCCGCACCACCTCGCCGCCGAAGGCCTGGCCGATGGCCTGATGGCCGAGACAGACCCCGAGGATGGGCACAGTGCCGGCCAGCTCGCGCACCACCGCCAGCGAGACCCCCGCCTCGTTGGGGGTACAGGGCCCGGGCGAGAGCACAATGCGCTCGGGGGCCAACCGGCGGATCGCCGCCACGTCGATCTCGTCGTTACGGTAGACCGCCACCTCGGCACCGAGCTCGCCCAGGTACTGGACCAGGTTCCAGGTGAAGGAGTCGTAGTTGTCGATCATCAACAGCATGGCTCAGTGCGCCTCCACCGCCGGTGGGTTATCCAGGCCGTGCTCGGCCATCTCCACGGCGCGGAACAGGGCGCGGCCCTTGTTCAGCGTCTCCTTCCACTCCAGCCGCGGCACCGAGTCGGCCACCACCCCAGCGCCCGCCTGCACGTACACCCGGCCGTCCTTGATCACCGCGGTGCGGATGGCGATGGCGGTATCCAGGTTGCCGGACCAGGACAGGTACCCCACCGCCCCCGAGTACACCCCCCGCTTGACCGGCTCCACCTCGGCGATGATCTCCATGGCCCGTATCTTCGGCGCCCCGCTCACCGTACCCGCCGGGAAGGTAGCGCGCAGCACCTCCATGGGCCCCTGCCCGGGGCGCAGCCGCCCGGTGACGTTGGAGACGATATGCATGACGTGGGAGTAGCGCTCCACCACCATCCGCTCGGTGACCCGCACGCTGCCGGTGTCCGCCACCCGGCCCACGTCGTTGCGCCCCAGGTCGATGAGCATCAGGTGCTCAGCCAGCTCCTTGGGGTCACTGACCAGATCGGCCTCCAGGGCCAGGTCCTCGGCCTCGTCGTGGCCACGGCGTCGGGTACCGGCGATGGGCCGCACCGTCACCTGGTCGTCCTCCAGCCGCACCAGGATCTCCGGCGACGAGCCGGCCACGTGGAAATCGCCCAGGTCCAGGTAATACATATAGGGGGAGGGATTGGTGCAGCGCAGCGCCCGGTAGAGGTCCAGCGGCTCCGCCCGGTAGGGCACCGACATGCGCTGGGAGGGCACCACCTGCATGCAGTCGCCGGCCAGGATGTACTCGCGGATACGCTCCACCACCGCCTCAAACTCCGGCTGGGTGAAGTTCGAGCGAAAGTCCGACTCCAGCACCCGCCGTGGAGGACGGCGCCGCTGGTAGACCGAGTCGGCGCGGCGCAGCCGCTCGGCCAGCTCCTCCAGGCGCGCCTGCCCGCGTGTCAGCGCCCCCTCGGCGGCCGGGTCCACCTGCACCACCAGGTAGAGGCGGCCGGCCAGGTTGTCGAAGACCAGCACCTCCTCGCTGACCATCAACAGGATGTCGGGCACCTCCAGCTCGTCGCGGTTGGCCCGGCCGGCCAGGCGCGGCTCGATATACCCCACGGTCTCGTAGCCGAAGTAGCCCACCAGCCCGCCGAGAAAGCGGGGCATCTGCGGAAAGCCGGGCGGATCGGCCGCCTTGAAGCGGGCCTGGTAGGCCTCGATCCAGGCCAGCGGATCGTCCACCGGGATGCGTTCCACCACCCGGTCATCCTCGCTGACCTCCACCTCCTGGCCCCATACCCGCAGCACCGTGCGGCAAGGCAGGCCGATGATGGAATAACGGCCCCACTTCTCACCGCCCTGGACCGACTCGAACAAATAGGAATAGGGCCCCTGGGCCAGCTTCAGGTAGGTGGACAGCGGGGTGTCCAGATCGGCGAGGATCTCCCGCACCAGCGGGACGCGGTTGTAGCCGGCCTCGGCCAGTTCACGCAGTTGTTCCGGTTGCATGTTGACTCTCCAGGTAATGCAAGACGTGACTCCCTCCGTGCGCGCCGGGGCCTCACCATCGACGGCGGGCCCGGCGCTGCCGGGGCACATCCACCCTGGAGAGCAGCGCCCCCATCAGGCCGCCCGACTGCGCAGCATGGCGGGGATTTCCGCCAGGCTCTTGACCATGGCATCGGGGAAGGCGTCCTCGATGGCATTGCCGGCGTTATAACCGTAGGGCACGCAGATCACCTTCATGCCGGTGTTGCGGGCCGCGCCCACGTCCACCGCCGAGTCGCCCACCATCAACGCCTGTGCGGGCTCCACCCCCAGCCGCTCCAGGGCCAGACGCAGCGGGGCCGGATCGGGCTTTTTCACCGGGGCGCACTCGCCGCCCACCACCGTCGCCATATAGCGGCGGATGCCCAGGGTCTCCAACAGCGGCTCGGCAAACCGGCGCGGCTTGTTGGTCACCACCGCCTGGGCGATACCCAGCTCGGCCACCCCGGCGATGCCCTCGGCCACGCCGGGGTAGAGGCGACTGCGCTCGGCCACCCGCTCACCGTAGTACTCGAAGAACTGCTCCAGTGCCGGATCCGTGTGCTCATCACCGGGATCGCCCTCATGCTCGCCGGTCAGGGCCCGCATAATCAGGCGCCGGGCCCCGTTGCCCACCCAGCGGCGAATCTCGTTCTCTTCCCGGGGCTGCTGGCCCAGGTCGGCCAGCACGCGGTTAACCGCCACCGCCAGGTCCGGTGCGCTATCGACCAGGGTGCCGTCCAGATCGTAGAGCACCGCGCGAATCCTGCTCAGGTCAGCCTTCATAATAAGAACGCTCTCAAAACTGCCGTTGAATGATAAATAGAGGCGTACTTTAACCCAAGCCCGGCCCTCGGTGCATGCCGGACTGCCGCGCCCGGGTATAGGCCGCCATCAGGTGTGGTGCCGGCGCAGCAGTTCCCAGGCCTCGCGTAACTCCCGGGTGCGGTTGGCGGCATGGCGCACCTCCGTCTCGCTGCCGCCGCGCGCCTGCACCCGGTCCGGATGGTGCCGGCTGAGGGCCCGGCGATAGGCCCGCCGCACTGCGGCCTGATCGGCATCGGCGCCGACCCCGAGCAGGGCCCGGGCGCGGGCGACACCGTCGGGGGCCCCCGCGGCCCCGGCCCGGCCGGGCCGGTGGCGACCGCCGGCCAGGCGCTGATCCAGATCCCGCCGCGACAGCCCCAACCCCCGCCAGACGCGGACCAGCAGCCGGTACTGGGCCCCCTCCGGCGGCCCGTCCGCCGAGGCCACCCGGACCAACGCCGCGAGCACCCGGGCCCGCCACTCCGGCCGCGCCCGCAGCCCCCGGCGTAGGGCGCGCAACATCGGCCGCAGCGGCAGACCGGCGTCCCGGCCGCGGCGGAAGACGGTGATCGCCCGACGCCGGCGCAGGCCGGTGAAGCGCAACTCCGCCAGCACCGCCTCGGTCACCGCCACCTCGGCCTCGCTCACCCGACCGTCGACCTTCGCCAGCCGCCCCATCAATGCCAACAGCACACCGGCGCAGCGACGCTCCGGCCCGTCCAGGTCGCAGCCGGACCAGACCCAGCCGAAATAGCGGTGATGGCGCACCACCCCATCGGCCACCCAGCCCAACACGAACCCGGCCACGGCGCCCACAGCGCCGGCCAGCAGCCCGCCCAGCAGCAGCCCGGTGATCCGGGCCAGGTAGCCCTGCCAGTAACGCTTCACCCTCGCCTCAATGCGCTGCCACAAA
Encoded proteins:
- a CDS encoding aminodeoxychorismate/anthranilate synthase component II — encoded protein: MLLMIDNYDSFTWNLVQYLGELGAEVAVYRNDEIDVAAIRRLAPERIVLSPGPCTPNEAGVSLAVVRELAGTVPILGVCLGHQAIGQAFGGEVVRARQVMHGKTSPIHHNGRGVFRGLDNPLEATRYHSLVVRRETLPECFEITAWTALADGRLDEIMGMRHRELPVEGVQFHPESILTRQGHELLKNFLEG
- the trpE gene encoding anthranilate synthase component I is translated as MQPEQLRELAEAGYNRVPLVREILADLDTPLSTYLKLAQGPYSYLFESVQGGEKWGRYSIIGLPCRTVLRVWGQEVEVSEDDRVVERIPVDDPLAWIEAYQARFKAADPPGFPQMPRFLGGLVGYFGYETVGYIEPRLAGRANRDELEVPDILLMVSEEVLVFDNLAGRLYLVVQVDPAAEGALTRGQARLEELAERLRRADSVYQRRRPPRRVLESDFRSNFTQPEFEAVVERIREYILAGDCMQVVPSQRMSVPYRAEPLDLYRALRCTNPSPYMYYLDLGDFHVAGSSPEILVRLEDDQVTVRPIAGTRRRGHDEAEDLALEADLVSDPKELAEHLMLIDLGRNDVGRVADTGSVRVTERMVVERYSHVMHIVSNVTGRLRPGQGPMEVLRATFPAGTVSGAPKIRAMEIIAEVEPVKRGVYSGAVGYLSWSGNLDTAIAIRTAVIKDGRVYVQAGAGVVADSVPRLEWKETLNKGRALFRAVEMAEHGLDNPPAVEAH
- a CDS encoding phosphoglycolate phosphatase, encoding MKADLSRIRAVLYDLDGTLVDSAPDLAVAVNRVLADLGQQPREENEIRRWVGNGARRLIMRALTGEHEGDPGDEHTDPALEQFFEYYGERVAERSRLYPGVAEGIAGVAELGIAQAVVTNKPRRFAEPLLETLGIRRYMATVVGGECAPVKKPDPAPLRLALERLGVEPAQALMVGDSAVDVGAARNTGMKVICVPYGYNAGNAIEDAFPDAMVKSLAEIPAMLRSRAA
- a CDS encoding TerB family tellurite resistance protein, yielding MKRYWQGYLARITGLLLGGLLAGAVGAVAGFVLGWVADGVVRHHRYFGWVWSGCDLDGPERRCAGVLLALMGRLAKVDGRVSEAEVAVTEAVLAELRFTGLRRRRAITVFRRGRDAGLPLRPMLRALRRGLRARPEWRARVLAALVRVASADGPPEGAQYRLLVRVWRGLGLSRRDLDQRLAGGRHRPGRAGAAGAPDGVARARALLGVGADADQAAVRRAYRRALSRHHPDRVQARGGSETEVRHAANRTRELREAWELLRRHHT